A region of Toxotes jaculatrix isolate fToxJac2 chromosome 23, fToxJac2.pri, whole genome shotgun sequence DNA encodes the following proteins:
- the gigyf1a gene encoding GRB10-interacting GYF protein 1 isoform X3, with the protein MTAETLNFGPEWLRALSSGGSVTSPPPSPAMPKYKLAEYRYGREEMLALYIKDNKVPEDMQDKEFAAILQDEPMQPLALVPLTEEEQRNFSMSVNSVAVLRLMGKGVGGAAPAGVVRGRGATRGGRGRGRGEGGFYQRSIEDVEVGFGRSVREIHRSQSWDDRGERRFEKPLRREVGRPGFEEAGGPGGPGRKEYTRADSDNWRTLREEQEEDEGEPGSNWRLAGPRRDDGGPRSAGWRDHGGPGESRRRKFDFDFRDSEGHGGGRRRAGSEGMEDDRDGLPEWCTDEEDGEMGTFDSSGAFMPMKKGGKETILEEELEFKGIEEEEEEESLADTERSSAEGDKDKESKESGSAVVDGEVKPVSPSSSPPTHCTPPSLELQPSNAGPLVENTQLSNSHPVKANSTPGEDVAPVGGSKAQLSPSTTTSSSLPPPPPSSAAPLLPPSGGDTEDDEGMKHLQQEAEKMVASLQDTSLEEECFTQALQQQESRNTAAALPLSHEAAMKWFYKDPQGEIQGPFTTVEMCEWFQAGYFTMTLLVKRGCDEGFQPLGDVIKMWGRVPFAPGPSPPPLLGNLDQERLKKQQELAAAALYQQIQQQQLFQLINRCSEQGMMPSMNRSMSVPDTGSMWDMHTSASQPSGGEASLWDITMNPSTQGPTLEQLQKLQQERRDAELRAKREEEEQRKRREEKRRQQEEQKRREEEELFRRKQCRQQQELIMKLLQQTPQQQGPGAGGSGWSGGPSSGLTKTGKSPALTLLEMQQEAERLLKQQQQQQRAQQQRDRHPGMSMGSSSMGGQWVEGVGMWGGPGMEGKSGSGGSSGSMGMWDEAVKNQAGLRGNSNNNMGLKNSRSSPSLSDQYMMRRKRTEEEEKLLKLLQGMKPQDGFTTWCEQMLHALNTSANNSSSSLDVATIVAYLKEVESPYAVLDFIRSYLGDTVEAKEFAKQFLERRAKQKANQQRQQQQLSKEVAGLNMNFPLQDSMRGMNPSTLQSMFQANHMGKAGLYDNQGGKMKKKQPMMLHSDPSILGYSFHNTGECLSLNEMEMVEDY; encoded by the exons GCAGCCACTGGCACTGGTGCCTCTcactgaggaggagcag AGGAACTTCTCCATGTCTGTGAACAGTGTGGCGGtgctgaggctcatgggaaaAGGGGTGGGAGGGGCTGCCCCAGCCGGAGTGGTCCGAGGACGAGGGGCCACACGAGGTGGTCGAg GACGAGGTCGTGGTGAAGGTGGATTCTACCAAAGAAGTATTGAAGATGTGGAGGTGGGTTTCGGCCGCAGCGTCCGAGAGATACACCGCAGCCAGAGCTGGGACGAccg GGGTGAGCGTCGATTTGAGAAGCCACTGCGGCGGGAGGTGGGGCGTCCTGGCTTTGAGGAAGCTGGAGGTCCCGGGGGTCCGGGTAGGAAGGAGTACACAAGGGCTGACAGCGATAACTGGCGCACCCTCcgtgaggagcaggaggaggacgagggggAGCCGGGCAGCAACTGGAGACTGGCTGGACCCCGCAGGGATG ATGGTGGTCCTCGCTCAGCAGGCTGGCGGGACCATGGTGGTCCAGGCGAGAGCCGTCGCAGGAAGTTTGATTTTGACTTCCGGGACTCGGAGGGTCATGGTGGTGGTCGCCGTCGTGCAGGCAGTGAGGGAATGGAGGACGACAGGGACGGCCTGCCTGAGTGGTGTACAGATGAGGAGGATGGGGAGATGGGCACGTTTGACTCCTCTGGAGCTTTCATGCCTATGAAG AAGGGTGGCAAGGAGACAATCCTGGAGGAGGAGTTGGAGTTTAAGGggatagaggaggaggaagaggaggagagtcttgctgacacagagaggagcagtgctgaaggagacaaagacaaag AGAGCAAAGAAAGCGGCTCTGCTGTGGTTGACGGTGAGGTAAAGCCAGTgtcaccttcttcttctcctccaacACACTGTACTCCTCCATCTCTGGAGCTCCAACCAAGCAACGCAGGCCCATTGGTGGAGAACACTCAGCTGAGCAACAGCCACCCTGTCAAGGCCAACAGCACGCCTGGTGAAG aTGTGGCTCCAGTAGGGGGCTCCAAGGCCCAGCTCAGCCCTAGCACCACCACCTCTTCCAGTctgcctcccccacctccttcctctgctgctcctctcctccctccatctggAGGAGACACTGAGGACGATGAGGGCATGAAGCACCTGCAGCAG gagGCAGAGAAGATGGTGGCATCACTGCAGGACACCTCTTTGGAGGAGGAGTGTTTCACCcaggctctgcagcagcaggagagcagGAACACAGCAGCCGCTCTACCGCTGTCTCATGAGGCTGCCATGAAGTGGTTCTACAAGGACCCACAGGGAGAGATCcagg GTCCTTTCACCACGGTGGAGATGTGTGAGTGGTTCCAGGCTGGCTACTTCACCATGACCCTGCTGGTGAAGCGGGGCTGTGACGAGGGCTTTCAGCCCCTGGGGGACGTCATCAAGATGTGGGGCCGCGTGCCCTTCGCCCCAGGGCCCTCACCGCCGCCCCTGCTG GGAAACCTGGACCAGGAGCGCCTGAAAAAGCAACAggagctggcagcagcagctctttatCAGCAgatccaacagcagcagctattCCAGCTCATTAACAG gTGCAGTGAGCAGGGTATGATGCCTTCGATGAACAGGTCGATGTCAGTGCCAGATACAGGGTCCATGTGGGACATGCATACCTCAGCTTCACAGCCATCAG GCGGTGAAGCCAGTCTTTGGGACATAACAATGAATCCTTCTACTCAGGGTCCAACTCTCGAACAGCTTCAAAAG CTCCAGCAGGAGAGGCGAGACGCTGAACTCAGGGCGAagcgtgaggaggaggagcagcgcaagaggagggaggagaagaggaggcaacaggaggagcagaagaggagggaggaggaggagctctTTAGACGCAAGCAG TGTCGTCAGCAGCAGGAACTGATCATGAAGTTGCTGCAGCAGACCCCCCAGCAGCAGGGTCCTGGGGCAGGCGGCTCAGGCTGGAGTGGGGGCCCCTCCTCCGGGCTCACCAAAACAGGAAAGTCCCCGGCTCTCACTCTGCTGGAAatgcagcaggaggcagagaggctcctgaagcagcagcagcagcaacagagagcccagcagcagagagaccGC cACCCCGGCATGTCGATGGGGAGCTCCTCCATGGGAGGCCAGTGGGTGGAGGGTGTTGGCATGTGGGGCGGGCCTGGTATGGAGGGCAAAAGTGGCAGTGGAGGCTCTTCAGGCAGCATGGGCATGTGGGATGAGGCTGTGAAGAACCAGGCCGGCCTGCGtggcaacagcaacaacaacatggGCTTGAAGAACAGCCGCAGCAGCCCGTCACTCAG TGATCAGTACATGATGCGTCGTAAGCggactgaagaggaggagaagctgctgaagctgctgcagggcATGAAGCCTCAGGATGGCTTCACCACTTGGTGTGAACAGATGCTGCACGCTCTCAACACCTCTGCCAAcaactcttcctcctctctggatG tTGCCACAATTGTGGCATACCTGAAGGAGGTGGAGTCTCCCTATGCAGTGCTGGACTTCATCCGGTCCTACCTAGGGGACACAGTGGAAGCCAAAGAGTTCGCCAAACAGTTTCTGGAGCGACGTGCCAAACAGAAAGCCAAccaacagagacagcagcaacag TTATCAAAGGAAGTGGCTGGACTGAACATGAACTTCCCTCTGCAG GACTCAATGCGAGGTATGAATCCAAGCACCCTGCAGTCCATGTTTCAGGCCAACCACATGGGCAAGGCTGGTCTCTACGACAACCAGGGgggaaagatgaaaaagaaacagcccATGATGCTGCACTCTGACCCCAGCATCTTAG GGTACTCATTCCACAACACGGGCGAGTGTCTGAGCCTGAATGAGATGGAGATGGTGGAGGATTACTGA
- the gigyf1a gene encoding GRB10-interacting GYF protein 1 isoform X2: MTAETLNFGPEWLRALSSGGSVTSPPPSPAMPKYKLAEYRYGREEMLALYIKDNKVPEDMQDKEFAAILQDEPMQPLALVPLTEEEQRNFSMSVNSVAVLRLMGKGVGGAAPAGVVRGRGATRGGRGRGRGEGGFYQRSIEDVEVGFGRSVREIHRSQSWDDRGERRFEKPLRREVGRPGFEEAGGPGGPGRKEYTRADSDNWRTLREEQEEDEGEPGSNWRLAGPRRDDGGPRSAGWRDHGGPGESRRRKFDFDFRDSEGHGGGRRRAGSEGMEDDRDGLPEWCTDEEDGEMGTFDSSGAFMPMKKGGKETILEEELEFKGIEEEEEEESLADTERSSAEGDKDKESKESGSAVVDGEVKPVSPSSSPPTHCTPPSLELQPSNAGPLVENTQLSNSHPVKANSTPGEDVAPVGGSKAQLSPSTTTSSSLPPPPPSSAAPLLPPSGGDTEDDEGMKHLQQEAEKMVASLQDTSLEEECFTQALQQQESRNTAAALPLSHEAAMKWFYKDPQGEIQGPFTTVEMCEWFQAGYFTMTLLVKRGCDEGFQPLGDVIKMWGRVPFAPGPSPPPLLVRQPPTTQRPQPTRGPAGTGNLDQERLKKQQELAAAALYQQIQQQQLFQLINSEQGMMPSMNRSMSVPDTGSMWDMHTSASQPSGGEASLWDITMNPSTQGPTLEQLQKLQQERRDAELRAKREEEEQRKRREEKRRQQEEQKRREEEELFRRKQCRQQQELIMKLLQQTPQQQGPGAGGSGWSGGPSSGLTKTGKSPALTLLEMQQEAERLLKQQQQQQRAQQQRDRHPGMSMGSSSMGGQWVEGVGMWGGPGMEGKSGSGGSSGSMGMWDEAVKNQAGLRGNSNNNMGLKNSRSSPSLSDQYMMRRKRTEEEEKLLKLLQGMKPQDGFTTWCEQMLHALNTSANNSSSSLDVATIVAYLKEVESPYAVLDFIRSYLGDTVEAKEFAKQFLERRAKQKANQQRQQQQLSKEVAGLNMNFPLQDSMRGMNPSTLQSMFQANHMGKAGLYDNQGGKMKKKQPMMLHSDPSILGYSFHNTGECLSLNEMEMVEDY; the protein is encoded by the exons GCAGCCACTGGCACTGGTGCCTCTcactgaggaggagcag AGGAACTTCTCCATGTCTGTGAACAGTGTGGCGGtgctgaggctcatgggaaaAGGGGTGGGAGGGGCTGCCCCAGCCGGAGTGGTCCGAGGACGAGGGGCCACACGAGGTGGTCGAg GACGAGGTCGTGGTGAAGGTGGATTCTACCAAAGAAGTATTGAAGATGTGGAGGTGGGTTTCGGCCGCAGCGTCCGAGAGATACACCGCAGCCAGAGCTGGGACGAccg GGGTGAGCGTCGATTTGAGAAGCCACTGCGGCGGGAGGTGGGGCGTCCTGGCTTTGAGGAAGCTGGAGGTCCCGGGGGTCCGGGTAGGAAGGAGTACACAAGGGCTGACAGCGATAACTGGCGCACCCTCcgtgaggagcaggaggaggacgagggggAGCCGGGCAGCAACTGGAGACTGGCTGGACCCCGCAGGGATG ATGGTGGTCCTCGCTCAGCAGGCTGGCGGGACCATGGTGGTCCAGGCGAGAGCCGTCGCAGGAAGTTTGATTTTGACTTCCGGGACTCGGAGGGTCATGGTGGTGGTCGCCGTCGTGCAGGCAGTGAGGGAATGGAGGACGACAGGGACGGCCTGCCTGAGTGGTGTACAGATGAGGAGGATGGGGAGATGGGCACGTTTGACTCCTCTGGAGCTTTCATGCCTATGAAG AAGGGTGGCAAGGAGACAATCCTGGAGGAGGAGTTGGAGTTTAAGGggatagaggaggaggaagaggaggagagtcttgctgacacagagaggagcagtgctgaaggagacaaagacaaag AGAGCAAAGAAAGCGGCTCTGCTGTGGTTGACGGTGAGGTAAAGCCAGTgtcaccttcttcttctcctccaacACACTGTACTCCTCCATCTCTGGAGCTCCAACCAAGCAACGCAGGCCCATTGGTGGAGAACACTCAGCTGAGCAACAGCCACCCTGTCAAGGCCAACAGCACGCCTGGTGAAG aTGTGGCTCCAGTAGGGGGCTCCAAGGCCCAGCTCAGCCCTAGCACCACCACCTCTTCCAGTctgcctcccccacctccttcctctgctgctcctctcctccctccatctggAGGAGACACTGAGGACGATGAGGGCATGAAGCACCTGCAGCAG gagGCAGAGAAGATGGTGGCATCACTGCAGGACACCTCTTTGGAGGAGGAGTGTTTCACCcaggctctgcagcagcaggagagcagGAACACAGCAGCCGCTCTACCGCTGTCTCATGAGGCTGCCATGAAGTGGTTCTACAAGGACCCACAGGGAGAGATCcagg GTCCTTTCACCACGGTGGAGATGTGTGAGTGGTTCCAGGCTGGCTACTTCACCATGACCCTGCTGGTGAAGCGGGGCTGTGACGAGGGCTTTCAGCCCCTGGGGGACGTCATCAAGATGTGGGGCCGCGTGCCCTTCGCCCCAGGGCCCTCACCGCCGCCCCTGCTGGTGAGACAGCCACCAACAACGCAGCGCCCGCAGCCCACCCGGGGGCCCGCTGGGACT GGAAACCTGGACCAGGAGCGCCTGAAAAAGCAACAggagctggcagcagcagctctttatCAGCAgatccaacagcagcagctattCCAGCTCATTAACAG TGAGCAGGGTATGATGCCTTCGATGAACAGGTCGATGTCAGTGCCAGATACAGGGTCCATGTGGGACATGCATACCTCAGCTTCACAGCCATCAG GCGGTGAAGCCAGTCTTTGGGACATAACAATGAATCCTTCTACTCAGGGTCCAACTCTCGAACAGCTTCAAAAG CTCCAGCAGGAGAGGCGAGACGCTGAACTCAGGGCGAagcgtgaggaggaggagcagcgcaagaggagggaggagaagaggaggcaacaggaggagcagaagaggagggaggaggaggagctctTTAGACGCAAGCAG TGTCGTCAGCAGCAGGAACTGATCATGAAGTTGCTGCAGCAGACCCCCCAGCAGCAGGGTCCTGGGGCAGGCGGCTCAGGCTGGAGTGGGGGCCCCTCCTCCGGGCTCACCAAAACAGGAAAGTCCCCGGCTCTCACTCTGCTGGAAatgcagcaggaggcagagaggctcctgaagcagcagcagcagcaacagagagcccagcagcagagagaccGC cACCCCGGCATGTCGATGGGGAGCTCCTCCATGGGAGGCCAGTGGGTGGAGGGTGTTGGCATGTGGGGCGGGCCTGGTATGGAGGGCAAAAGTGGCAGTGGAGGCTCTTCAGGCAGCATGGGCATGTGGGATGAGGCTGTGAAGAACCAGGCCGGCCTGCGtggcaacagcaacaacaacatggGCTTGAAGAACAGCCGCAGCAGCCCGTCACTCAG TGATCAGTACATGATGCGTCGTAAGCggactgaagaggaggagaagctgctgaagctgctgcagggcATGAAGCCTCAGGATGGCTTCACCACTTGGTGTGAACAGATGCTGCACGCTCTCAACACCTCTGCCAAcaactcttcctcctctctggatG tTGCCACAATTGTGGCATACCTGAAGGAGGTGGAGTCTCCCTATGCAGTGCTGGACTTCATCCGGTCCTACCTAGGGGACACAGTGGAAGCCAAAGAGTTCGCCAAACAGTTTCTGGAGCGACGTGCCAAACAGAAAGCCAAccaacagagacagcagcaacag TTATCAAAGGAAGTGGCTGGACTGAACATGAACTTCCCTCTGCAG GACTCAATGCGAGGTATGAATCCAAGCACCCTGCAGTCCATGTTTCAGGCCAACCACATGGGCAAGGCTGGTCTCTACGACAACCAGGGgggaaagatgaaaaagaaacagcccATGATGCTGCACTCTGACCCCAGCATCTTAG GGTACTCATTCCACAACACGGGCGAGTGTCTGAGCCTGAATGAGATGGAGATGGTGGAGGATTACTGA
- the gigyf1a gene encoding GRB10-interacting GYF protein 1 isoform X1 encodes MTAETLNFGPEWLRALSSGGSVTSPPPSPAMPKYKLAEYRYGREEMLALYIKDNKVPEDMQDKEFAAILQDEPMQPLALVPLTEEEQRNFSMSVNSVAVLRLMGKGVGGAAPAGVVRGRGATRGGRGRGRGEGGFYQRSIEDVEVGFGRSVREIHRSQSWDDRGERRFEKPLRREVGRPGFEEAGGPGGPGRKEYTRADSDNWRTLREEQEEDEGEPGSNWRLAGPRRDDGGPRSAGWRDHGGPGESRRRKFDFDFRDSEGHGGGRRRAGSEGMEDDRDGLPEWCTDEEDGEMGTFDSSGAFMPMKKGGKETILEEELEFKGIEEEEEEESLADTERSSAEGDKDKESKESGSAVVDGEVKPVSPSSSPPTHCTPPSLELQPSNAGPLVENTQLSNSHPVKANSTPGEDVAPVGGSKAQLSPSTTTSSSLPPPPPSSAAPLLPPSGGDTEDDEGMKHLQQEAEKMVASLQDTSLEEECFTQALQQQESRNTAAALPLSHEAAMKWFYKDPQGEIQGPFTTVEMCEWFQAGYFTMTLLVKRGCDEGFQPLGDVIKMWGRVPFAPGPSPPPLLVRQPPTTQRPQPTRGPAGTGNLDQERLKKQQELAAAALYQQIQQQQLFQLINRCSEQGMMPSMNRSMSVPDTGSMWDMHTSASQPSGGEASLWDITMNPSTQGPTLEQLQKLQQERRDAELRAKREEEEQRKRREEKRRQQEEQKRREEEELFRRKQCRQQQELIMKLLQQTPQQQGPGAGGSGWSGGPSSGLTKTGKSPALTLLEMQQEAERLLKQQQQQQRAQQQRDRHPGMSMGSSSMGGQWVEGVGMWGGPGMEGKSGSGGSSGSMGMWDEAVKNQAGLRGNSNNNMGLKNSRSSPSLSDQYMMRRKRTEEEEKLLKLLQGMKPQDGFTTWCEQMLHALNTSANNSSSSLDVATIVAYLKEVESPYAVLDFIRSYLGDTVEAKEFAKQFLERRAKQKANQQRQQQQLSKEVAGLNMNFPLQDSMRGMNPSTLQSMFQANHMGKAGLYDNQGGKMKKKQPMMLHSDPSILGYSFHNTGECLSLNEMEMVEDY; translated from the exons GCAGCCACTGGCACTGGTGCCTCTcactgaggaggagcag AGGAACTTCTCCATGTCTGTGAACAGTGTGGCGGtgctgaggctcatgggaaaAGGGGTGGGAGGGGCTGCCCCAGCCGGAGTGGTCCGAGGACGAGGGGCCACACGAGGTGGTCGAg GACGAGGTCGTGGTGAAGGTGGATTCTACCAAAGAAGTATTGAAGATGTGGAGGTGGGTTTCGGCCGCAGCGTCCGAGAGATACACCGCAGCCAGAGCTGGGACGAccg GGGTGAGCGTCGATTTGAGAAGCCACTGCGGCGGGAGGTGGGGCGTCCTGGCTTTGAGGAAGCTGGAGGTCCCGGGGGTCCGGGTAGGAAGGAGTACACAAGGGCTGACAGCGATAACTGGCGCACCCTCcgtgaggagcaggaggaggacgagggggAGCCGGGCAGCAACTGGAGACTGGCTGGACCCCGCAGGGATG ATGGTGGTCCTCGCTCAGCAGGCTGGCGGGACCATGGTGGTCCAGGCGAGAGCCGTCGCAGGAAGTTTGATTTTGACTTCCGGGACTCGGAGGGTCATGGTGGTGGTCGCCGTCGTGCAGGCAGTGAGGGAATGGAGGACGACAGGGACGGCCTGCCTGAGTGGTGTACAGATGAGGAGGATGGGGAGATGGGCACGTTTGACTCCTCTGGAGCTTTCATGCCTATGAAG AAGGGTGGCAAGGAGACAATCCTGGAGGAGGAGTTGGAGTTTAAGGggatagaggaggaggaagaggaggagagtcttgctgacacagagaggagcagtgctgaaggagacaaagacaaag AGAGCAAAGAAAGCGGCTCTGCTGTGGTTGACGGTGAGGTAAAGCCAGTgtcaccttcttcttctcctccaacACACTGTACTCCTCCATCTCTGGAGCTCCAACCAAGCAACGCAGGCCCATTGGTGGAGAACACTCAGCTGAGCAACAGCCACCCTGTCAAGGCCAACAGCACGCCTGGTGAAG aTGTGGCTCCAGTAGGGGGCTCCAAGGCCCAGCTCAGCCCTAGCACCACCACCTCTTCCAGTctgcctcccccacctccttcctctgctgctcctctcctccctccatctggAGGAGACACTGAGGACGATGAGGGCATGAAGCACCTGCAGCAG gagGCAGAGAAGATGGTGGCATCACTGCAGGACACCTCTTTGGAGGAGGAGTGTTTCACCcaggctctgcagcagcaggagagcagGAACACAGCAGCCGCTCTACCGCTGTCTCATGAGGCTGCCATGAAGTGGTTCTACAAGGACCCACAGGGAGAGATCcagg GTCCTTTCACCACGGTGGAGATGTGTGAGTGGTTCCAGGCTGGCTACTTCACCATGACCCTGCTGGTGAAGCGGGGCTGTGACGAGGGCTTTCAGCCCCTGGGGGACGTCATCAAGATGTGGGGCCGCGTGCCCTTCGCCCCAGGGCCCTCACCGCCGCCCCTGCTGGTGAGACAGCCACCAACAACGCAGCGCCCGCAGCCCACCCGGGGGCCCGCTGGGACT GGAAACCTGGACCAGGAGCGCCTGAAAAAGCAACAggagctggcagcagcagctctttatCAGCAgatccaacagcagcagctattCCAGCTCATTAACAG gTGCAGTGAGCAGGGTATGATGCCTTCGATGAACAGGTCGATGTCAGTGCCAGATACAGGGTCCATGTGGGACATGCATACCTCAGCTTCACAGCCATCAG GCGGTGAAGCCAGTCTTTGGGACATAACAATGAATCCTTCTACTCAGGGTCCAACTCTCGAACAGCTTCAAAAG CTCCAGCAGGAGAGGCGAGACGCTGAACTCAGGGCGAagcgtgaggaggaggagcagcgcaagaggagggaggagaagaggaggcaacaggaggagcagaagaggagggaggaggaggagctctTTAGACGCAAGCAG TGTCGTCAGCAGCAGGAACTGATCATGAAGTTGCTGCAGCAGACCCCCCAGCAGCAGGGTCCTGGGGCAGGCGGCTCAGGCTGGAGTGGGGGCCCCTCCTCCGGGCTCACCAAAACAGGAAAGTCCCCGGCTCTCACTCTGCTGGAAatgcagcaggaggcagagaggctcctgaagcagcagcagcagcaacagagagcccagcagcagagagaccGC cACCCCGGCATGTCGATGGGGAGCTCCTCCATGGGAGGCCAGTGGGTGGAGGGTGTTGGCATGTGGGGCGGGCCTGGTATGGAGGGCAAAAGTGGCAGTGGAGGCTCTTCAGGCAGCATGGGCATGTGGGATGAGGCTGTGAAGAACCAGGCCGGCCTGCGtggcaacagcaacaacaacatggGCTTGAAGAACAGCCGCAGCAGCCCGTCACTCAG TGATCAGTACATGATGCGTCGTAAGCggactgaagaggaggagaagctgctgaagctgctgcagggcATGAAGCCTCAGGATGGCTTCACCACTTGGTGTGAACAGATGCTGCACGCTCTCAACACCTCTGCCAAcaactcttcctcctctctggatG tTGCCACAATTGTGGCATACCTGAAGGAGGTGGAGTCTCCCTATGCAGTGCTGGACTTCATCCGGTCCTACCTAGGGGACACAGTGGAAGCCAAAGAGTTCGCCAAACAGTTTCTGGAGCGACGTGCCAAACAGAAAGCCAAccaacagagacagcagcaacag TTATCAAAGGAAGTGGCTGGACTGAACATGAACTTCCCTCTGCAG GACTCAATGCGAGGTATGAATCCAAGCACCCTGCAGTCCATGTTTCAGGCCAACCACATGGGCAAGGCTGGTCTCTACGACAACCAGGGgggaaagatgaaaaagaaacagcccATGATGCTGCACTCTGACCCCAGCATCTTAG GGTACTCATTCCACAACACGGGCGAGTGTCTGAGCCTGAATGAGATGGAGATGGTGGAGGATTACTGA